The window CCAGCGCTACGGCGGCCATGAACATGTCCAGCATGGCATGACCGCGCCAAACTCCCACAGCAAAAGTTACAACGGCTAGACCAATAATGACCCACAACAACAATCGACTGAACTGGCTGATTTTTTGGGTCAGCGGTGTTTCCAGATCGGTAGCGCTGGCAATCATGCGATTGATCAGACCGATCTCGGTGCGGTCGCCGCTTTCCACCACCACGCCCAGGCCGCTGCCATACGTCACCAGTGTCGAGGAATATGCCATGTTGCAGCGATCGGCTAGCACCGTGGTCGCCTCGAGCGTAGCCAGACGCTTTTCCACCGGTACCGATTCACCGGTAAGTGCCGATTCGTCGATTTGTAGTTCGCGGATTTGCAATAAACGCAAGTCGGCGGGCACCTTATCGCCGGATTGCAGCAACACGACATCACCGGGCACCAGTTCATCAGCGGAAATGGCGCGGCGTTGACCGTCGCGCAACACCGTGGAAGTAATCGTTAACATTCGGCTCAACGCATCAATCGCTTTCAAGGCGTTGGCTTCCTGAATAAAGCCGATGATGGCATTGACCAGGACCACGCCAAATATCACGCTGCTATCGACCCATTCCTGCAAAAAAGCAGTGACGGCTGCGGCAACCAGGAGGATATAAACCAGCGGTTGATGAAATTGCTCAAGCAGCAAGCGCAACGGGCTTTTTCCGCGTCGCGGAGTCAGACAATTGGGACCGTATTGGTCAAGACGCCGCTGTGCTTCAGTTTCCTTCAAACCTTGCTGAATATCCACATTCAGGTGTGTCTGCAAGGCTTCAGGTGAAAAATGGTGCCAGGCTGTTTTGGGGGGATTCACTACGAACTCCAAGCAGTTACGATTAGAAGAATTCTCTTGAAAAGTGTTTCGGATCAATAAAAAGTTGAAATCCTTAATACAAAGTTTCTACATGATCAGGCTTAGCATAATCGACACCGACGCTCATCACAAAACTCGACACTTCTTCAATATTCATTGTCGACTGAATGATCTTATCTTAATGAACCGGCACGGTCTGATTTATCGTATTGAAAGGTTGATGAAAGGTTGCATCGCTATCATTATCAGGTTTGTTAAAAATCCAGGCATAAAGCATAAGGCCAGCACTGGAGTCGTCATGGTGATGCGTGTTATCCGCATTTGGGGTGACATGATGACCAACACCATGGACTTATTCAGAATAATTACAACGTAGCGGACGCACATCCGCCTCATTTGCCACAGGACATATCATGGGATCACAACTCAATCCAGTGCCAGTACGTAACCCGCAACTGGATTTTTTTCGTGGCTTTGCCTTGATGGTTATCTTTATCAATCATATGCCAGCCAATCCTTGGTTCTGGTACACACCGTCACGTTTCGGATTAAGCGACGCAGCGGAAATTTTTGTATTCCTATCCGGATTTGCCTCTGCCTTAGCTTATGGGCGTTGTTTCGAACGTGCCGGATTGTGGTTAGGCAGTGTCCGCATCATGCATCGCTGCGGACAAATCTACGCCGCTCACTTGGGTTCGTTTTTGTTGATGGCTATGATCTGCGTAGTTGGTAACCGCTGGATACCCGAGACAGACGATATTCAACGCCTCAACATTGGCTATTTCTTCGACAACACCCAGCAGGCGGTATTTGATTTATTCAGTCTGGCCTATGTCCCCAATTATTTCGACATCCTGCCGATGTATCTGGTGTTGATCATGTGGGTTCCCTTGGTATGGGTATTGACTCAGTTTCATAGCGCTCTAGCAATCAGCTTTTCAGTTTTGATTTATGGTGCGGCTTGGTATTACGGTTGGGAATTGACGGCAGACCCGACGACGGGCCGCCCTTGGTATTTCAACCCGTTTAATTGGCAATTGATGTTCTTTAGCGGCTTTGGCTTGGGTGCCGGCTGGCTGCGAATACCCGGCAGGCACTGGTTACTATTGCTGGCATGCGCCTTGTTTGTGCTGGTGTCCATCCCGCTGGGACATGAAGCGACCTATCGTCAGGTGGCATTCTGGGGCGCATTGCGTACGCCATTGGAACCGCTACTCGACAAAAGCCATCTGGGCTTGTTGCGCTGGGCTCACTTGTTAGCACTGGCTTATCTGATGAATCAATTATGCAAATGGAAACCACAGTGGCTAACAAAGGGCTTGCCACGTTTGATCATCAAAATGGGACAGCAATCCTTACCGATTTTTCTGTGCTGTATGGGGCTCTCCTATATCGGCGGCATCGCTTTGGATTGGTCTGGGCGCGACGCTGCCAGTGTCGCCTTGGTTAATCTGGCGGGACTGGGGCTGATGTTGATCATGGCTCAAGTATTGGCCTGGCTGGATAGCAAACCCTGGAAATTGCCGGCCAACCATAACATCTCAAACGCATCTTCATCCGAAAGTTCGCTTATTACGATCAACGGCCTATCTAGCACCTGGGGCAAACAAGCTTTGCTGTTGCCATTATTGATCGGTTTGGCCGTATTGCCGTTGCTGATGGTTCCCACCGAAACACCTGTCGACCCAAGTTCAGCAGGCGTGATCGCCCAATCGCCAGTTGGCGATGACTTCCAAAAAGTCAATGCCGTTGTGCCTGCTGACGATTCCAATCGGACGCTGGAAAACCAACAGCAGCTTTAGTCGCCGTTGCACAGGACATAACACAGTGGAAGCCCAAGCCGTTCATCAATTTTTCTTTCAGTTGATGGTCATTTTGCTGACCGCTCGACTGTTGGGCGAACTATTTGCGCGCATGCAAAGTCCGCCGGTCGTCGGTGAATTGCTGGCTGGCGTGATTCTTGGCCCAAGCTTGCTCGGCTGGATGGAACCCAGTCAGGTTATCAAGTTATTGGCGGAGATTGGCATCATCCTGCTGCTGTTCGAAGTTGGTCTGGATACCGATATTCGCCAGTTGGCTAAAACTGGTTTGAAGGCACTGTTCGTCGCGGTCAGCGGCTTTGTTTGGCCATTTGCGCTGGGCTTTTCGATCAGTCATTTCTTGTTCGGGCTTAGTCTGCTGGAGTCTCTATTCATCGGTGGCACGCTGACCGCCACCAGTATCGGCATTACCGTTCGTGTTCTCACCGACCTGAAGCGGCATCACAGTCACGAAGCGCAAGTAGTGTTGGGCGCAGCAGTCATCGACGATATTTTGGGCGTGGTATTGCTGGCCGTTCTTTACGACTTTTCCAAGGTTGGTCAAATCGATCCGTCCCACGCCGTTCGGGTCATCGGTTTCATCGCGATGTTCTTTGTTTTGGCACCGCTGTTTGCCAAAGTCATTTCGCTGATGATTCGAAAATTCGCCAAAATCAGCCAGACCGAAGGCCTGATTCCGACGTTAATCGTTTCGTTGGTGCTGTATTTCGCCTGGTTGGCCCACGAAATGGGGGCGCCGGAATTATTGGGTGGGTTTGCTGCTGGGCTCGCGCTCTCCAGGCGCTTCTTTCTGCCGTTCGGTTTGGCCTTGCATGAGGACTCCGATTTTACCGGCCGCATCGAAGCCCAAATGCTGCCTATCGTTCAACTGTTCGTGCCGATTTTTTTTGTGACAGTCGGACTTTCTCTGAATTTACGCACAATCGACTGGACTTCGCCATTCATTTGGGGATTTTCCGCCAGCCTTTTCGCAGTCGCGGTATTAGGCAAACTGTTAGGTGCATTATTACTGCACGACCCTTGGAAGGAACGCTTGGCGATCGGTATTGCCATGATTCCACGAGGCGAGGTCGGTCTGATCTTTGCAGAACTGGGCCGCACTTCGGGCATTTTAAATAACGAAATTTATGCGGCGCTGATTATCGTCATCGCGATGACCACGCTGCTTGCGCCAATTCTATTGAAAGGATATTACCGTTGCCTGCATATCGATTGAAACCAGCCTACAGGGTTGCCATTGACTTGAAAACCCAAGGCTTTTTTGGAATATGTGATCAACCGGTATGTCCGGTATTACTGAGATGGATGACTGCATGAAACAATTAACAACGATTTTGCTCGGCTCATTAACAGGTGCGGGGCTGTTTTTATTTCCAAGCCTTGTCCTAGCCGAAAGTGTAGCGCAATCCATGGATTTAAGCGGGCATTGGGTTGGATTTTTGGCCTTAGGCTTATTTACCGTCGCCTATGTATTCGTAGTTTTGGAGGAAGTGCTCGAACTGCGCAAATCCAAGCCGATGATGGTCGCGGCCGCGCTGATTTGGGTGGCGATAGCCTTGGTCTATAAGGATCGAGGGCTGTCAACGGTGGCGCAGGCTGCGATTCGGCATGATGTTCTGGACTATGGCGAACTGTTGTTGTTCCTGATCGTATCGATCGCTTACATCAATGCCATGGAAGAGCGGCGCGTGTTCGACAGTTTACGCGCATGGTTGGTGAATAAAGGCTTGAGTTATCGTCAATTGTTCTGGGTAACTGGCATCCTGGCCTTTTTCATATCCTCGGTATCCAACAACATGACCACCGCTATGCTGATGTGCGCGGTAGTGATGGCGGTCGGTAAAGACAATGCAAAATTTGTTGGCGTGTCCTGCGTCAATACGGTCGTGGCGGCCAACGCGGGCGGCGCGTTTTGTCCGTTCGGCGACATCACCACGTTGATGGTCTGGCAAAAAGGCATTATTGAGTTTTGGACGTTTTTCAAACTGTTCGTGCCCTCGGTAGTGAACTTCCTGATTCCGGCGGCTCTGATGCACTTTGCCGTTCCCAAGGAACAACCGGCGGCGATTCGCGCCAGAACTGCCACGCGCCGCGGTGCAAAACGCATCGTCGTTTTATTTCTGATGACGGTGCTGACCGCGGTTTTATTCCAAAACAATCTTCAGCTACCCGCCGCGGTGGGGATGATGGCCGGTCTGACTTACCTGCAAATGTTCGGTTATTTCCTGCATATCACCCACCAGAACGAACCGGAACTGGGCGTCGATCCTTTATATGGCGACAATAACGCCGAGCCGGACGATAGCGACAGTTTGCGCTTTGACATTTTTCATCATTTAGCCCGCATGGAATGGGATACCTTGCTGTTTTTCTACGGGGTGGTACTTTGCGTGGGCGGTATCAATTTTATCGGCTATCTGCATCATTTATCCGGTTTCCTTTACGGCGAACTTGGTGCAACGCCGGCCAACGTTTTGGTGGGTGTCATTTCCGCCTTGATCGACAACATCCCGGTCATGTTCGCGATCCTGGCCATGCATCCGGAAATGTCCGAAGGCCAATGGCTGTTGGTGACCTTGACCGCCGGCGTAGGCGGCAGTTTGTTATCGGTCGGCTCTGCCGCTGGCGTGGCGCTAATGGGTCAAGCCAAAGGCATTTACACCTTCATGACACATCTGAAGTGGGCGCCGGTGATTGCCTTGGGGTATTTGGGCAGCATCGGCGCGCATTTCCTGATGAACGGCGGACTGTTTTAACGTTCGAGCAAATTTCAACCGACTCAACCTGATGAGGGCTTAGCAATGAAAGAAACCATACGAAAATTTTTCGACTATTTCCTGTTGGGCACGCTATCGGTTTTACCGATTCTGGTCGTGGTACAGATCGTAGTGCTTATCGAGCGACTATTGCGCGACGTTTTTCGTGGTGTTCACGGTTACTACGAGAATTACTGGATCACCGCCTTGTTGTTTGCCGTCACGATTTTAGCCTTGGGATTCCTAGGCTACCGCATTCGCAACGGCAAGACTTACATCCTGACTTTGCTGGAAGTCTATCTGGAAAAACTGCCGATTCTGAGCACGGTTTACCGCGTCAGCAAAAAATTGATCGGCATTTTTTCCGGCGATGGACAAAACGCCCCTCGGGAAGTGGTTTATGTGGAATATCCCAAGGATGGCGTCTGGGTACCGGCCTATGTCACCAACCAAATGGGTGATCTATACGTGCTGTATGTGCCGACATCGCCCAACCCCACCTCTGGGTTTACCGTCATGGTACATCGCTCCAAGATCGTCAAATCCGCCATGACATTCGAGGAAGCCTCCAGCTTCGTCATCAGCGTGGGTGTTGACTTTTCCAAAGTCGACGATGCGGCCACCAAGTTAATTTCGCAACAGCCTCAATAATCACTCACTCTTTAATAAGGAACCCAACGCATGTACGACGATGAAATCATGACTGAAGCCAATCCCGGCAAGCGACATTTTGTGATTGAACAAGTCGTGTTCATCCTATTGATTGTGTTGTCGCTGGCTGGTATTTACATCACCAACTTCAATCCCGACGACGGCTATGGTTATTGGTTATTGATGGTTTTTGTGTTTGGACTGTTATCGGTTTTCGTTGCCTGGCTACAGTCAAAAAGCAGCGAGGCGAATTTTGGTGCAGTTCTCAAGGCGCAAGGCATGCATTGGCTGCACACCATCATTGTCGTGATCGCCGCATCCTTTCTCAATAAATCCGGTCAAATGACAGGGGTCGCGGCTGATTTGGTCATTTTATTGGTATTAGGGTTATCAGCTATGCTCAACGGTTACCATGTCGGCTGGGAGTTTAGTCTGCTGGGCTTTTTCCTGGTGGGATGCGCGATCATCATCGGCTATATCCCTGCTTTTATATGGGCCAGCGTCATACTGGCCATTGTTATCGTCACAGCGTCTTTTATGCGTGCATTCTGGTTTCGCGTAGAAGATGACTAGTTCGAAGGAGGTCATGCTATGAAAGCCATTTTTAATTGGTTGGGTCAACGGGACCTTAAAAACCGCATCGCCATCGCCATTTCAATATTGTGGGTAACGGTTGTGCCATTTTATCTCGTCCCTTATGGCGGAGAATCCACCGGCCCGGTTGAACATTTTCTATGGTGGGGGTTGTTTCCGTTGTTTTTGTATTGGGGCCGCCGGTTTTGGGTCAGGAAATGGTTTTGAGTAAAGGATTACAAAAACAACTTCAGCAACTTTTTGTCGTGCAAATGCCTACGATGCAAGAGATATTCGGTTAATAAATAATCATTTTCGCAGCTGAACGCAAATTCGTCGTCAGCTGCAAAAGCCCTTCTTAAATTCCCCTTCACAATAATGGCCATCCCAACCGGAGGTCATTATGGAACCCGTTGCCATTCCCCAATCAATCGACGATCCCATCCACATTTTGCTGTGGAGCGCGGACGAGATTGTACCCTTCATGGTTAGCATGCTCACCGGCATGTTGATCGATCAATTTATTCCTGGCTTGGCGCTAGGATTCATTGCGGTCAAGTTTTACCGGCGTTTCCGCGACAACCGCCCTGACGGCTATACCTTGCATGCGTTGTATTGGCTGGGTTTGTTGCCGAGTCGCGCCCATACCATTCCCAATCCCTACATCCGCCGGTTTCTGCCATGAGATGGTCGGATTTTCTGCAGACCTGGGACGGACAAGAGACCGAGAACCGGTTTAGCCGCGTCGTCATCATTGGATTGCTCGTCGTGTGCGTGATTACTTCGCTGGCCGCCTGGCGCACCGAGCGCAGCATCATTCTGGTGCCGCCGAGCTTGACGCAGGAAGTCGAAGTCACTCGCAGCCAAGCATCCAGTGAGTTCAAGGAGTCCTGGGGCTTGTTCCTGGCCGAATTGCTCGGCAACACTACGCCGGCCAATGCCGACTTCCTGAAAACTGCGGTCGAGCCGCTATTGGCGCCAGATATTTACCGCAGTGTCCTGGATGCCATGAGCGATCAAATCAAGGCCATCAAAATGGACCGGGTCGCGATCAGTTTCACCCCGCGTCACGTCGATTACGAAGCCGAGACCAACAAAGTCTTCGTCAGCGGCGAACTCAAAAGCCAAGGCCCCAGTTCCAAACCCGACGTCAAACCCCGCACCTACGAATTCATCATCGCCATCAAAAACTATCGCCCCCGGCTGGAATACATCGACGTGTACCCGGATTCCCCCAGAACCTTGGATCGTCTCAAAGCAATGCAAGGCCAAACCCGCGAGGCTCGACCATGAATCGCTCATTCCCGCCAATTTTGTTATTCCTGACCGTTAGCACTGCCTTGTCTGCGGATGAATTACCCGTGACAGTGTTACCACCGGCAACCACTGTGGCCGAAGATTCTTCCTCATCACAGCCAGTTGTCCCGTCGCAGCCAGATTTTGGCATTGAATTACCCCCAGTCGATGCCAGCATCTTGAAAGCAGCCAAACAGCAAGCGGCAGCGTCAAACTCAGCATCAGCCACTTCAATTGGA of the Methylomonas sp. MK1 genome contains:
- the nhaD gene encoding sodium:proton antiporter NhaD; amino-acid sequence: MKQLTTILLGSLTGAGLFLFPSLVLAESVAQSMDLSGHWVGFLALGLFTVAYVFVVLEEVLELRKSKPMMVAAALIWVAIALVYKDRGLSTVAQAAIRHDVLDYGELLLFLIVSIAYINAMEERRVFDSLRAWLVNKGLSYRQLFWVTGILAFFISSVSNNMTTAMLMCAVVMAVGKDNAKFVGVSCVNTVVAANAGGAFCPFGDITTLMVWQKGIIEFWTFFKLFVPSVVNFLIPAALMHFAVPKEQPAAIRARTATRRGAKRIVVLFLMTVLTAVLFQNNLQLPAAVGMMAGLTYLQMFGYFLHITHQNEPELGVDPLYGDNNAEPDDSDSLRFDIFHHLARMEWDTLLFFYGVVLCVGGINFIGYLHHLSGFLYGELGATPANVLVGVISALIDNIPVMFAILAMHPEMSEGQWLLVTLTAGVGGSLLSVGSAAGVALMGQAKGIYTFMTHLKWAPVIALGYLGSIGAHFLMNGGLF
- a CDS encoding DUF502 domain-containing protein, with the protein product MKETIRKFFDYFLLGTLSVLPILVVVQIVVLIERLLRDVFRGVHGYYENYWITALLFAVTILALGFLGYRIRNGKTYILTLLEVYLEKLPILSTVYRVSKKLIGIFSGDGQNAPREVVYVEYPKDGVWVPAYVTNQMGDLYVLYVPTSPNPTSGFTVMVHRSKIVKSAMTFEEASSFVISVGVDFSKVDDAATKLISQQPQ
- a CDS encoding TraE/TraK family type IV conjugative transfer system protein; this translates as MRWSDFLQTWDGQETENRFSRVVIIGLLVVCVITSLAAWRTERSIILVPPSLTQEVEVTRSQASSEFKESWGLFLAELLGNTTPANADFLKTAVEPLLAPDIYRSVLDAMSDQIKAIKMDRVAISFTPRHVDYEAETNKVFVSGELKSQGPSSKPDVKPRTYEFIIAIKNYRPRLEYIDVYPDSPRTLDRLKAMQGQTREARP
- a CDS encoding OpgC family protein, encoding MGSQLNPVPVRNPQLDFFRGFALMVIFINHMPANPWFWYTPSRFGLSDAAEIFVFLSGFASALAYGRCFERAGLWLGSVRIMHRCGQIYAAHLGSFLLMAMICVVGNRWIPETDDIQRLNIGYFFDNTQQAVFDLFSLAYVPNYFDILPMYLVLIMWVPLVWVLTQFHSALAISFSVLIYGAAWYYGWELTADPTTGRPWYFNPFNWQLMFFSGFGLGAGWLRIPGRHWLLLLACALFVLVSIPLGHEATYRQVAFWGALRTPLEPLLDKSHLGLLRWAHLLALAYLMNQLCKWKPQWLTKGLPRLIIKMGQQSLPIFLCCMGLSYIGGIALDWSGRDAASVALVNLAGLGLMLIMAQVLAWLDSKPWKLPANHNISNASSSESSLITINGLSSTWGKQALLLPLLIGLAVLPLLMVPTETPVDPSSAGVIAQSPVGDDFQKVNAVVPADDSNRTLENQQQL
- the traL gene encoding type IV conjugative transfer system protein TraL, producing MEPVAIPQSIDDPIHILLWSADEIVPFMVSMLTGMLIDQFIPGLALGFIAVKFYRRFRDNRPDGYTLHALYWLGLLPSRAHTIPNPYIRRFLP
- a CDS encoding cation:proton antiporter, with the translated sequence MEAQAVHQFFFQLMVILLTARLLGELFARMQSPPVVGELLAGVILGPSLLGWMEPSQVIKLLAEIGIILLLFEVGLDTDIRQLAKTGLKALFVAVSGFVWPFALGFSISHFLFGLSLLESLFIGGTLTATSIGITVRVLTDLKRHHSHEAQVVLGAAVIDDILGVVLLAVLYDFSKVGQIDPSHAVRVIGFIAMFFVLAPLFAKVISLMIRKFAKISQTEGLIPTLIVSLVLYFAWLAHEMGAPELLGGFAAGLALSRRFFLPFGLALHEDSDFTGRIEAQMLPIVQLFVPIFFVTVGLSLNLRTIDWTSPFIWGFSASLFAVAVLGKLLGALLLHDPWKERLAIGIAMIPRGEVGLIFAELGRTSGILNNEIYAALIIVIAMTTLLAPILLKGYYRCLHID